From Centroberyx gerrardi isolate f3 chromosome 10, fCenGer3.hap1.cur.20231027, whole genome shotgun sequence:
CATTTCCTATTGAAACTTGTGACATCAAAATTCGATCACCCACCTTGTAAACTTCACTAAAACCTCCTCTCCCTAGAAGGTGTAGGAGTAGATACCGCTCATTCAACGTTGGGTGATCTTTAAATCTTTGGATGCAAAAGCACAGAAATTACAGATATAGACAGAACTATCAATTACTAAGATATTTACAATTTCAAACACTGGCTTTGTTGTGCTAATGCAtgaccaataaaaaaaaagccatgctGGCTCCATGTGTCAGTCTCAGTTTTAAGCATGTGTACTCCGAGATGAGCTTAGTCCAGTCCATAGGCATTATGTTACTTTACAACAGCACTATGACTGCAGATAGCAGCCTTAGTACATCGTGACCTGATGAAGTAACTAGCATCAGAGATTGATTCAGACTCACTGTGAACTGTCTTCATTATTTATTCTCTTCAGCTCCCGAATGTGAAGGTTGCGCACTCTCTCCAGACGCTCCAGCTCCGCCTGGATCTCAGCTTCTTCCTATAAATGATTcaagcgcacaaacacacagacgcacaagAGGAACATCAGAGCATTGACTACAAGGAGAGGGAGCTCATCAAAATCCACTTCTACTCGGCTGACTAGTTCCGTATTAAATATTAACGGTTGACTTGGTAGAGAGTCTGTCGGGGGGCTGCCTGTGATGCTTATTCATCAGGAAAACAACGAATACTTCGACAAACTACAGGCTCACTCCATCCTTGGAGAGATTCACACAAAGGCACAATGGTTCAGCTCATGAAACGAGAAGATCAGGCTGTATGTCATATGTATTCAGTTGACTTGATCTATGATACGACCCATTTCCAcaactaaaaaaacaaagatttgcTAAATCATTTGCCACTTCACTCATACCAGTCATCATTCGACTGCTTAACAGTTTATAAGGGCAGTGTGCCTGTCTTATATTGTGGCGCCTGGGTGAATTCTGTGTAACTGATGAAATGAATAAGCATGTTATGTCCTGTGTCCGTCTTGTACATTAAGGGCCAGCAGTGCAGACAGACAAATTCCCCTCAGGGCCAATAAAGAGCTATTCTAACAATAAGTAGTTGCTGGTTCACTTTGCCACATTCAGTATTCCACCAACCTTCTTGAGATGTCCAAGACGCAGTTTGAAGATCTCTTCCTGTTCATGGTACTCGGCTAGTGTCAGCCTTTCAAGGATAagagaaatatgaaaaacaaaaaaagtattGGCTTATGTCAACAGTATCTTCACATTCACTTATATTTACACAATCATGTAACCATCCTGTTGCATGCTGTTAAACTTGCTCTAAGGATTTCCATTTCACACTAATTCAGATgttttaaaaggttttttttttctcttcaaatTGTCATCATGATTGGTAACAATACAACAGAATATAAGAATATAACCCAAGATTACAGTAAATCTTATCCATTGCCTTTGCCTGGAGAGTGGTTGCTCTGATCTATGGTTTATACAAGGCCTGGACTCACAGCTGAGGTAGGCTGGGCTTTAGAAAGGGATCACTTTCTGCTCCGTTCACTGCCTTTGTTTTGCGTTGCTTTGGCTCAGAGTTTGTAGTTGGTGCTTGGGAGTTGCTTGAGGATGGAGGTTTCCTCTTGGCTAAAagttttctctgcctctcaatttcctctctctgttggtTTATCCACTCTTGCTGTCTGCAGATGAAAAACATTGTTTAGCGTTAGATGAAATCAATACTATTTCTGTACAGTGTATTCCACCCATGGTCAAGGCCTCAAAATAATAAACTACAGCATCTTAGCAAAACACTCAATTTGAGAGGTAAAGGCCAAGTTATACTTCTGCGTCAAAGTGCCGCCATTGCTGCGCCGTAGGCATCTACGGTGGTGCGAGCATTTACAGTTCTGCTTTGGAGATTCTGCGCGTACACCGAAACAGTGGCGTGATTTGTGAGTACGGAAGTAATAACAACagaagtagtagtgtttacattctctgaaactaatttctgggatatttctcaccacaaattcagtgacatctagTAGTTTATGATTCGGAGGTGAAATGTCGTACAAATATATATTTGCAAACCTCCTCAGCTAGTCTCTCTTTGATCTGCTCCATTGTCTTCACCATCAGCGGACATCAATCcgatacaggtaggaggaaatacaaagcgggccaatcacagttctcGCAGTCTTGCATCGCTCTACAcgcagttacatttttggagaggtACACGTaagacacagcagcagcctctgcaGGCTACGCTGGCAACGCAAACACCTACGGTGTAGCTACAGCAACACTTAGTATAAATTGGCTTTAATAAAGATGATCAGCATCTGGAGTAGCAGTCATTTTGTTTAACACCAAGAACACGATAACAGagttatataatataaaataaatataaatacttttttgtcatttaggGCCCCTATACCGTTGAACAACCTACCCAAGGTTGGCTAAATCTGTTcagtcttttaaatcacttcttaaaacccatttatGAGTTAACTTGCTCTCTGACTCTTATTTATTACTGACcaatttttgttatttctttatGTAATGTCTTCTCAGTAAAGCGCTTTGTaaattttgtttttgcaaaaGCTGCAATAGAAATGAAGTTCATcattattaatagtaataattgtGAATTCTTTCCTTATCAATAAGAATGAGAACACAGACAATGTCATCAAAAAGGCGCTCACTTGACAAGGTTTTGGAAGGCATAGCCGTCTGTCCACTGCTCTGTGAAGGAGGCTCCATGTCTCACTGTAGTGAAATGGCCTAAACGTAGTCTGTCCTGCATGCTCTTCTCCCGACACGCCTGCTTCTCCTGTGTGCTctgaacaacaaaacacaatagAAGTTTGCATACAGGTTtgcgcagacacacaaatgtaaagcagaagaggaaaaaaaaatgtatttacctTCTCTATGAGCAACTTCTTGCTCATGGTGATGCATTTATTCAAGCGTTCCTTGTACTTTTCAAGTAATTTTTGTTGTTCATCTATCTGTCTCCTGAGATCACAGTTTGCCTATGGAGCAGaaaaaaattaatttgattCAGCAATAACCCATAATTATACACCCAATCCACCAATTATTTAAGATCTGTAAATAATGTGGATGCAGACTAAATGAGGGTCTGTTTTACTCCAGTGTTTATAAACATTACTTAGGCCAAGTTTATCCATTGCGATCCAGCAGCCTGTGCTACAGTAATCCATCACAGGCTGGTTAAGCCTGTCTGCAAGGTAGTGAACAGGGTAcaactcctccttctccttacCCTTAGCAAATCATCTAttctcccctccttcttctcAAGGTCTAGATTCTTAGTACTTTCAAGGGCAGCCAATTTCAACCCAGTAAGGTCAGTCTGTAGTGGGAGACAACAAAGTTAAGAACTTGTTCCAAAAACGTGCTCAGCAACCTCGAACATGGTGAATACATTATGAGAAGGATTACAAAAAGAGCCAAACCGTCACCCTCCTCACCTGGACAAATTTGACTGCTAGTTGCTTTGGATGCATCATGTGGTCCCCAAAAGACAGACTAGTAGGAGATGAGCTATTTTGTCTAACCTGCAACAGAAAAGGACAACAGCTCCGTCAGAAGAAGACAAAGCCAAATGGAGCGGCTAAATGGACTGGGAGTAGAAGTTTGGGAATAACTTACAGAGCCCTGAGCGGAGTGGGAATGTGAGTTCTGGGGCGAACGAATCACAGGGGGGAGACCTCTCACAGGACTGGACCCATTTCCTCCCTGGAACTAAAAAGGCAAAGAGAGGACGAGTGACATCATTGCCTACCACTTGGCAACAACAGATGCACAAGtagctccttttatgccacagggTTGTTATTTTAGAGACAGGACTCTGAAGTGGATTATGGCTCAGACGCTGAAAGGGGATTAATATAGCACAAACCATTCATCCAGCGCTTCCTTTCAATGTATGAAATCTTTGATACCAAATGAGTAACTCACATCAAAGTAATCGCTAATTTTGGGTCCTCGCACAATGGATTTTCCTGTGAAGGAGAACACAGAGCATTGCGATTTactaaaatatttcagtcaagtTGCAATGATCCAGAACCAAATTATAACCAGCTAGATAAAGAGACACTCACCTTGgctgctctctgattggttaTCTGGtttcctctttctgcctctaGTTGATTCTGACTGTTTCTTCTCTGGGGTCTGAAAGAGAAATATTTAACAGCTTTTAACTAGATAATTATTACACAACAAAACTGTCTCATCAAGATATGGCTATTCATCTTCAGATTTGATCATATACCTACCGAATAAGCAGGAGAACTGCCTCTTTTCACATCTGACCCCTAtaaagtgaaggagagaaataGTTTTAGACCAACACAATGATTCTGTCTCAGAAACCACAAACCACCTTTATAAAATCAGTACTTCATTACCAATACACTCTTGCCCAAAAGGTCCACAAGAACACATGAACATTGAAGAGCTAGTTTATATCATTTTTAGTTCTTCAAAGATAAAAGAACCAATGGTATGCAAGCTAGCACAACTATTTCACGCAAGTTCAGGGCCACAGGATCCGGCCAGAGCCTTGTGCAGCCGAGGAATCTGCTGACAGGTGCTGGTCTGATTGAGTGCAACACTGGTGCATCATTAGGGTGCATGTGACgtatgggggtggggggtggggggtggggtgtctGTGAGGATGACATCTGTGCACATTCAGCAGCTTGGCGACAGAGGAGGCCAGGGCTGCTTTACTCTgccagcctcctcctcttctctccccttcaaGAGACCCAACGGCGATGACTTATTACAGCAGCCTGGGGGTGAATTACACAGGGGGGATTGAAGGAGTAGAAGAGCATGAAACGCAGCAACCCATCCCCCACAGGTCGGATGTTGCCGATATAGCTGCAGCGTCACACACTTCACGACGAGGAGATTCAGGACTATTAGAGTTAACCTCACAGCTGGAGTCTTCCGTCACCATGCCCACATTCCTCTATGACCGACCCCACCATCATAGGCACAGCACTATCACTAAGAATACTAGCATTGGCATTAATTAGCCCAGGGCAATGCTACCAAGCAACCAAGCAGTCGCATCGGGCCATCTATTGAGGATCAGTCACAATATACAGGGTCTGGACGATGATgatcattataataataaagcaAATAATAATGCACGAGTCTAGATACCCGCTAGGTGAACCCAATTAAGAAACATGTCCTCACAAAAAGAGAACAGTTTGGTAACAGAAtgattccacttttttttttattgtccctTAGAGCTCCAACGTtgggaaaacaacaaaagaacacaaTTCGGTTTCCACCTCACCAACCAGCACAAAGATAGGTCTTATCCGCAATGAATATGGTCAATCAATATCAGCAGGTTTCCAAGTACAGGCTaagatttgttgtttgttttttttattcacatcCAACTGTACCTCTGACTCCTTGTCGCTTGAGGATCCCAGACTTCCAAAACTGTGATTAGAACATTCATTGTTGGTCAGGCCCTAAAACAACAAAAGATCATTATTTTGGAAGTTAAAACTGGACGTGgacataaaacaaaaatgaacaaaaaaatagtTCTGCTTGTTTACCAATTACTACACACTAACATTTAGATAAGTACGTGAACGCTTATGCATTTGTTTACAAATCCACTCACTTTGGTTCCCCCGCTGGTGCTGCCGGTGCTGCCCCCGGTGCTGCCGCTGACCCCACCCATAAAGCGcgcctccagcagctcctgtcTCCGGGGGTCCAGGCTGTGCAGCTCCTCCATGGTGCCTGGGAGGATTAGCAACAATTCACTGTATGAGTCAATGTTTCAACGACTTTCAACGGCTTAATTGAAGCCTTTGCCCACCCACTCAAGAGTAGATGGCATAAGAGCAAAATGTGCATGTCTTCAAAGATTTAAGAAATATATAGATTAAATAAGTCACCCttcaatttaaaataataataatagcaataataacaataatgttaTAGTCTTCACTTTTAAGACAAGAATAAAGGCCAGGCCTGATTTAAAGGCCATTACCAAGGGATACCCGAAAACATTCTACAATTATTGtagcagcggagagagagaggggtaattTTGGTTATGGGACCCATGTTTATTCCTATTCCCACTATCAGTTCCAGTACCTGTAGCTTAATGTTCTTATTTGGATATAAATCATGGTGAAATATCATAATACCGTAATTGCTATAATTATTTTGGATAAGCAATATAGctaaatgatgaatgaatttaCGTTCTTTTTCTGGCATTGGGTTTTCAAGCAGTGTTTTTCTGGATTTACAGGCTGAAGTGACATAATCTGTTAAAACAAGGCATTGGAAGTGACAAAATACCCAGAAAATTACCAAGAGTGTTATGTTCAAAATCAAAAGGTAAAGTAGAAGTTGAGAAGTAAAAAGGCATCTCTACACCACAGATTCAAACACCACATTATTACTGCAAGAGACCACAAGAGCAATGTTTCAACTGCTAGGCAATGATGAATACTCTGCTCCTGTGGGACAGTTAAGCGAGCTCCCTGGGCTCCAGTGTCACAGCAGGCTCAGAGGGGGTCTGCTGACAAAACCTGTACTTTAATGAGAGCACCATTTTGAATCCACAAAGGCCTACAGAGTCTTGGCACCAATTCAGTCAGTGCAGCAGGTAGGGGTTTATGAAATCCATTCAAGTGGATTAAAAACATAACCAAATGGCAAATTCTTCCTAGTAAGAAAGTATACAATCACAACCAACAACAGCTAGCGATAAAGCCTACTTTTGAATGATGCATGTGTGCACCAAATCCATACCAACTGACAAAGGGTTAACAACCGCTCAGCCATTTCATTTAGTGCCGCGCATCTATCCACTGTTGCAGCAACAGATGTAGCTGGTCTTTCTCTCAAAAAAGTGATTGCAGAATGGGTGAATGAGAAAAGCAGGAGCCAAAATACGCCCTACAGATGGGAAAAGGCAGGCTATAGTACCATCTAATACTCCCAAGATTAATGTGACTTCGGCTCATCTGTGAGGTAGAGGTGACATAAATGCAGTTCAGTGGTGCTCCAGGGAGCCGACACAGAAACTCCAGATAATGAAACAGAGCCAAAAATCTCCACTAGATAGATGGACAACAATAAATCTAATCAAAATGTGGCTGTCCAAACAGACcccaacagaacagaaaccaaCATGTTAGTTACCTTGTGTTTCAAAACCACTGGCCTAATGAACATGCCTGATAAGTAAAAGGTTTTTGTGGAAATGCAAATAACATTTGTGCGCAATTTCAATTCGCTTGTTGATATATGCAAATGACCATATTTAAACTTCAAATTTAACTGTACAAACCATTTCAGAATGCATGTACATGCTTCAGGTTTTGTATAATTTCTGGAAATTTCATTCCTCAGAACCTCCAGTCAAGGTATTCAGATATTATCTTACAGTTGGACAGTATGGTTTGGGACCAGAGCTGTAGTGTCCGACTGATattctacactgtaaaacatcaACATACCAAAAACTGCATCAGACAAAAAGAGCATATGCAATAATAGCTAAATGGAAAGCTGTtcattatatatactgtagaacAAAAAACAAGCAGTGTCTAAGACACAAGAGTGTCTGACAGAATTTAGCCTGCCGTAATATGTGCCCATTACAGTGGCGAGCAGACAGGCTTATGTTCAGTGCAACATGAGGTAACTTGAGAAATGTCATGTAACAGGTATGATGCAGCCGACTCAGTAAATAATACTCCACTTATTGACTAAGCACTGCAAAATATCATTACACATTTCACAGATTAGTAAAAGAAAGATCACCAAGCAGGTGATCAAAACCTTTCTATTTGATGAGGCTGCTCTAGCCTGATCAAGGCTTAAGAGGCTGcaacaaaaagtacaaaatggCCAATGTCACAAATTCACTTCCAGTCCTTCAATGGGATGCAGGAATCTAGCTATAAAATGTGTTTACCCTTCAGACAAACAAAATCAATTCTTCAAGGAAGTTCTTCAACATTTAGCTCCATGCATAGTGGCTGAGTGCATAACAAATTTGCCTAAGTGAGCAAGACAACATGTACATTTCACTGTGGACAATTAACATCAACTCAACGAATACCAAGCACAAACCAGTAGCTTGTACCTTATGCCAACTAACAAACAACTAGCAGCAAAACCAGTCACACAAATATTGCCCGACCAATTTTATATACTGAGAGACCCAACAATAGCAGCTATTAGAGCAAGCAACAATCAAGTTTCACTGGAGATTTTTTGTCAATCTTTTGAATTAGCTTAAGGTTAAGGTGGGGATTTTTtgacaaaatttatataaatCAAGTCTGACTCTCCAACTAACCTGCTGATCACTCATCTCTGTTCAGCGATGACCCAAATTCTGATAACTGGGGTGAAAATTAATGACAAATTCAAAGCAGGCTTGTGATAGATTCAGCTTTCCAAAAGTACAAATATATTGATACTATGTATCAATTCTCAGTCAAATTGTGAAAACCATGTGATTGTTCTCAATGAAGCTTTGTACATCATATGAACCAGCATATTTTAATGTGACAAAGCGTCAAAGTCtagcagcacaacacaacaacacaggaaATGTAGGCCACATTTGTGGCCTTGTCTGCCTGAGAATTTATTTGATCACATACGCATAATGGTTGAATGATAACGGCTAGGCATCAACTGATGACCAGCCTTTATGACTGGATTTAGACAACACCGACATTCATATATGATTTCCTGGACTGGCATTAAAAAATATCTGGTCCACTCCAGACTCTTGGCCCCTGCCCCTCTATGGTTATTATCTCTTTTATACCATGGCTATTTGccaaagattaaaaacagtGTTCAGGTTTTCAAAATTAACTTTTGCCATTAACATCCATTTCCCTGGTAACACCTGTGGATCTGATTAATGTAAAACAATCACTACCATGCCATGCTCAGAGATTCTTGCGCAACTTCACAACACCAGCAAAAAGGAGAAATCTTAGTAGCAACCTGGCAACTTAGTAATAACCTGGCAACAGGCTGATTTCCTGTTCCTAAAACATCTAGCCTACATGTTTTGGGGACATGTATGAACAGCAAACTAGGGTTATTATGTTAGCCAAACTTACAGTAACTAACATTACCTATGGTGGGCAAGTGTATAGTATCAGCATGTTTGTTAACATTTTTAATGTCTCCAATACAATATCATCATTATTCGGCTCGAGAGATCACAGGCTATGTCTACTGCTGGGCGCAGCCAAGGAGGGCATCACTGCACGTTCAACTGGGCAAACAGGATGCCAGATAGCTGGGAGGGAAAGCAACTTAAAATGAAGTACAGGTAACTGGAATTCTCCGAACCAGGCAGGTAAAGATTGACATCCATCTCCTATTCATCTGAAGTAAAAATGGTCAGGCGTTCAGTTGTttcaggtgtccagtcatgCTGTGCGTAAAAAGTTTTTGATAGACACTCTCCAGCTAATCAGAATCAAGTACTCTCCCAGgccatggtacatttaaaaatgtagtGCTTTCTCCAGGTGTGGTGTGTAATGGCTACTAAATCACATTATGGAGAttgccatttttttattttctgtaattCTGAtcaaatgtgcaatatatacTGTTCAAGAAATGATCATCTACCTCCATCATCTACCTTACAGGCCTACAACTGAATGGACAAAGCCTAGAGATGCAAGCACAAAAGGTCCCGATTACACTACTCATGTTCACTGCATGTTTAATAGCATCAGCCACAAATTGGAGAGGAAAACTAAAAGCTCCAAAATCAGGAAAAAACTTGCGCTTTTGCATTGTGCAATTAGCTAGTTTGACAATTTT
This genomic window contains:
- the tlk1a gene encoding LOW QUALITY PROTEIN: serine/threonine-protein kinase tousled-like 1 (The sequence of the model RefSeq protein was modified relative to this genomic sequence to represent the inferred CDS: inserted 2 bases in 1 codon; deleted 1 base in 1 codon), with product MSVQSSGSLEGTPSWSQLSTSPTXGLFFQPHITAVVKAKKGTMEELHSLDPRRQELLEARFMGGVSGSTGGSTGSTSGGTKGLTNNECSNHSFGSLGSSSDKESEGSDVKRGSSPAYSTPEKKQSESTRGRKRKPDNQSESSQGKSIVRGPKISDYFDFQGGNGSSPVRGLPPVIRSPQNSHSHSAQGSVRQNSSSPTSLSFGDHMMHPKQLAVKFVQTDLTGLKLAALESTKNLDLEKKEGRIDDLLRANCDLRRQIDEQQKLLEKYKERLNKCITMSKKLLIEKSTQEKQACREKSMQDRLRLGHFTTVRHGASFTEQWTDGYAFQNLVKQQEWINQQREEIERQRKLLAKRKPPSSSNSQAPTTNSEPKQRKTKAVNGAESDPFLKPSLPQLLTLAEYHEQEEIFKLRLGHLKKEEAEIQAELERLERVRNLHIRELKRINNEDSSQFKDHPTLNERYLLLHLLGRGGFSEVYKAFDLIEQRYAAVKIHQLNKNWREEKKENYHKHACREYRIHKQLDHPRIVKLYDYFSLDTDTFCTVLEYCEGNDLDFYLKQHKLMSEKEARSIVMQIVNALRYLNEIKPPIIHYDLKPGNILLVDGTACGEIKITDFGLSKIMDDDNYGVDGMDLTSQGAGTYWYLPPECFVVGKEPPKISNKVDVWSVGVIFFQCLYGRKPFGHNQSQQDILQENTILKATDVQFPVKPVASNEAKAFIRRCLAYRKEDRFDVHQLGSDSYLLPHMRRSSSSGNLQMSAAGSGPASSSIISY